Proteins encoded by one window of Clostridia bacterium:
- a CDS encoding (2Fe-2S) ferredoxin domain-containing protein, whose amino-acid sequence MLDIYICVGSSCHLKGSYEVIKIFQHLIKDNGLEQAVSLNASFCLGNCTEGVAAIIAGENVNNLTASNAKEIFNEKVLGRIKYERD is encoded by the coding sequence ATGCTGGATATATATATTTGTGTAGGCAGTTCATGTCATTTGAAAGGCTCTTATGAAGTAATAAAAATTTTCCAACATCTTATAAAGGATAATGGCCTGGAACAAGCTGTCAGTTTAAATGCATCATTTTGTCTTGGGAATTGCACAGAGGGTGTAGCAGCAATAATAGCAGGAGAAAATGTTAATAATTTAACAGCAAGCAATGCAAAAGAAATATTTAATGAAAAAGTGCTTGGGAGGATTAAATATGAGCGTGATTAA
- a CDS encoding [Fe-Fe] hydrogenase large subunit C-terminal domain-containing protein — translation MSVINYKKANCVNCYRCIRECPVKAIRMKDEQAEIIEDACISCGICLKSCPQNAKSIRNDVGIVKELIENKQDIYVSLAPSFMAAFDVDHPGKIISGLNALGLKKVQETSLGALLVSKEYKRLFDKNDQSCFITTACPTVNSLVQQYYPDVVDCLAPVVSPMLAHAKLLKQKYGQNIRVVFIGPCVAKKQEVKEFQNDQLVDAVLTFKELQEWFDQENISLNDLPEKDFLNDDTGNAKFYPVPGGVIKTVFNSEKSFDFNVLSISGIEECMEVFELIEKGELNNMFIEANACAGGCLNGPALPANTARYHKVRKKLLGYAYADGQLSDFTDLDLENLNLKKIFFAKPNNYKVPSEDEIKEILAMIGKVNPTDELNCGACGYNTCREKAIAVYQGKAELYMCMPYMRERAESISNIIIRSTPNGIIAVDQNMQVQEFNCTAEQMFNVQRQYIVGKNIIEIIDDTFFRETLDTGKNIFNKKVTYPEYDITTSQSYIYIKEHNIVIALIKDITREEKQQQHIYKLREETIDMAQRVIDNQMIVAQQIASLLGETTAETKVTLTKLKDSVLKKEGE, via the coding sequence ATGAGCGTGATTAATTATAAAAAGGCAAACTGTGTAAATTGTTATAGGTGTATCAGAGAATGTCCTGTCAAAGCTATACGGATGAAAGATGAACAAGCAGAAATTATTGAGGACGCTTGTATCTCTTGTGGAATATGTCTCAAATCCTGCCCACAAAATGCCAAGAGCATAAGAAACGACGTAGGAATAGTTAAAGAATTGATAGAAAATAAACAAGATATTTATGTAAGCTTGGCGCCTTCTTTTATGGCGGCTTTTGATGTGGATCACCCTGGTAAAATAATATCGGGTCTGAATGCACTGGGACTAAAAAAAGTACAGGAAACCTCTTTGGGAGCTCTGTTGGTTTCTAAAGAATATAAAAGATTGTTTGATAAAAACGACCAAAGTTGTTTTATAACCACAGCATGCCCTACAGTAAATTCACTTGTACAGCAATATTATCCTGATGTAGTAGATTGCCTGGCACCTGTTGTTTCTCCCATGCTTGCCCATGCAAAACTCCTCAAGCAAAAATACGGACAAAATATAAGGGTTGTTTTTATAGGCCCCTGTGTGGCGAAAAAACAAGAAGTAAAGGAATTTCAAAATGACCAGTTGGTGGACGCAGTCCTTACCTTTAAGGAGTTGCAAGAATGGTTTGATCAGGAAAACATCAGTTTGAATGATCTTCCTGAAAAAGATTTTCTGAATGATGATACAGGCAATGCAAAATTTTATCCTGTGCCAGGTGGTGTAATTAAAACTGTTTTTAACTCAGAAAAATCCTTTGACTTTAATGTACTTTCAATAAGCGGTATAGAAGAGTGCATGGAGGTTTTTGAGCTGATCGAAAAAGGTGAATTGAACAACATGTTTATTGAAGCAAACGCATGTGCTGGAGGCTGTCTCAATGGTCCTGCCCTCCCTGCAAACACAGCCCGTTATCACAAAGTCAGAAAAAAGTTATTGGGTTATGCTTATGCTGATGGGCAATTATCCGATTTTACGGATTTAGATTTAGAAAACTTAAACCTGAAAAAAATATTTTTTGCAAAACCGAACAATTATAAAGTTCCTAGCGAGGATGAGATAAAGGAAATACTTGCTATGATAGGTAAAGTAAATCCGACTGATGAATTGAATTGTGGAGCCTGCGGATACAACACATGCAGAGAAAAGGCTATAGCAGTTTATCAAGGTAAGGCTGAATTATATATGTGTATGCCATATATGCGGGAACGGGCGGAATCCATATCCAATATAATTATTCGTTCTACTCCCAACGGCATAATCGCAGTAGATCAAAATATGCAGGTTCAAGAATTTAACTGTACAGCTGAACAGATGTTTAATGTGCAGAGACAGTATATAGTAGGTAAAAATATTATAGAAATTATTGACGATACCTTTTTTAGAGAAACCCTCGATACAGGCAAAAATATTTTCAACAAAAAAGTAACATATCCCGAATATGATATAACTACTTCCCAGTCTTATATCTATATAAAGGAACACAATATTGTAATAGCTCTGATCAAAGATATTACTAGAGAAGAAAAACAACAACAGCACATATATAAATTAAGGGAAGAAACTATAGATATGGCACAAAGAGTGATCGATAACCAGATGATAGTTGCCCAGCAAATAGCCAGTTTGCTGGGGGAGACCACTGCAGAAACCAAGGTTACACTCACGAAACTTAAAGACTCTGTATTAAAAAAAGAAGGTGAATAA
- a CDS encoding SpoIIE family protein phosphatase codes for MELYVEVDNESLNKYNEELCGDTVSIQRNKDSVIIVLADGLGSGVKANILSTLTSTIISTMLRDGSTLEDAVDTITHTLPVCKVRKLAYSTFTILQIFNDASAYLVEFDSPPLFFIRDGKSHSIERNTRILNGKTIKEAHFNVQADDCFVMVSDGVIHAGVGGILNLGWQWRNVENYLEKICKKGKNAISISKLLITACNGLYMDKPGDDTTAVTVKLREPCHVVMLTGPPQNPEMDKLVVDEFINHKGKKIACGGTTANMIARETGRKMVLNLDYPDKNIPPTAHIQGIDLVTEGIITLTKTVEKIKRCALKKESYKGLLSLNQDDGASQLSSILLEDCTHLKILVGKAVNPAHQNPNLPINFSVKLKLIEELVKYLKSMGKIVEVEYY; via the coding sequence TTGGAACTGTATGTAGAAGTAGATAATGAATCCTTAAATAAATATAACGAAGAATTATGTGGTGATACTGTATCCATCCAAAGAAATAAAGATTCTGTAATAATAGTGCTTGCTGATGGACTGGGAAGCGGGGTAAAAGCAAATATTTTATCCACCCTTACAAGTACAATAATATCTACAATGTTAAGAGATGGGAGTACCCTAGAAGATGCAGTTGATACTATAACCCACACACTTCCGGTCTGCAAGGTACGAAAGCTTGCATATTCAACTTTCACAATACTACAGATATTCAATGATGCTTCCGCATATCTGGTTGAATTTGATAGTCCACCTTTATTTTTTATAAGAGATGGGAAATCCCACTCTATAGAAAGAAATACTAGAATACTAAATGGAAAAACCATTAAGGAGGCTCATTTTAATGTACAAGCAGATGATTGTTTTGTCATGGTAAGCGATGGGGTGATTCATGCAGGTGTAGGAGGAATACTCAACTTGGGATGGCAATGGAGGAATGTGGAAAACTATCTTGAAAAGATATGCAAAAAGGGAAAAAATGCCATAAGTATATCCAAATTATTGATAACTGCCTGTAACGGTCTATATATGGATAAACCGGGAGATGATACAACAGCAGTCACTGTAAAGCTAAGAGAGCCATGTCATGTTGTGATGTTGACAGGACCACCACAAAACCCTGAAATGGATAAATTAGTGGTTGATGAATTCATAAACCATAAAGGTAAAAAAATAGCATGTGGAGGCACCACTGCTAATATGATAGCTAGAGAAACAGGAAGAAAGATGGTATTAAATTTAGACTATCCTGACAAAAATATTCCTCCTACTGCTCATATCCAAGGTATAGACTTGGTTACCGAAGGAATTATTACACTGACAAAAACGGTAGAAAAAATCAAAAGATGTGCTTTGAAAAAAGAAAGCTATAAAGGACTGCTATCTTTAAATCAGGATGATGGAGCCTCACAGCTTTCTTCGATTTTATTGGAAGATTGTACCCATTTAAAAATACTTGTAGGTAAAGCAGTTAATCCGGCTCATCAAAACCCCAATCTGCCCATAAATTTCAGTGTTAAACTCAAGTTGATAGAAGAACTGGTAAAATATCTAAAATCCATGGGCAAAATTGTAGAAGTGGAATATTACTAA
- a CDS encoding heavy metal translocating P-type ATPase: protein MGSIKTREAVIDGLTCVNCAAKIECEINKIDGVKHASVNMMTNKLYIEAQEKQPLDEVFDKVIGVVKDIEPDVKILYSQNEAEQERQDIKREMLLFLASSVIFVAGLILKVDDIIKFLLFFTSYMLAGWKVLKNATTNIVRGKIFDENFLMGIATIGAFAVGQFPEGAAVMLFYRTGELLQDKAVDRSRRSIKELMNIRPDYANLKIDGGIKKVSPELAKVDDLILVKPGEKIPLDGIIEQGSSMVDTSALTGESVPRKVGVGGQVLSGFINKNGLLTVRVTKEFEESTASKVLNLVEKASSNKAPTEDFITRFARFYTPVVVITALFLAVIPPLVIRDAVFSDWIYRALIFLVISCPCALVLSIPLGFFGGIGAASKEGVLVKGGNYLEALNKIDTIVFDKTGTLTKGVFDVVRIVPVEGVSSGEILRYAAIAESYSNHPIASSILKEYGQQIDKSIIKSFQEMDGYGVKVITKEHVIVAGNKKMMEKERISYEIVSALGTVVYISVDNRYMGYIVISDEIKDDSRAAIREIKSTGINRTVMLTGDSESIGKKVAVELGIDEVYAEMLPHQKVEKIEEIFEDKNTKGKIAFVGDGLNDAPVLARADIGIAMGALGSDAAIEAADIVIMNDEPSKIISAINISKKTKKIVLQNIVFALGVKVIVLILGAAGMAQMWEAVFADVGVSLIAVLNSLRILKS from the coding sequence TTGGGGTCGATAAAGACTAGAGAGGCTGTAATAGACGGATTGACCTGTGTTAATTGTGCAGCTAAGATAGAATGTGAGATAAATAAAATAGATGGGGTCAAACATGCATCAGTCAACATGATGACAAACAAGTTGTATATAGAAGCCCAAGAAAAACAACCATTGGATGAGGTGTTTGATAAAGTAATTGGCGTAGTAAAGGATATAGAACCGGATGTTAAAATATTATATTCACAAAATGAAGCAGAACAGGAACGGCAAGATATAAAGAGAGAAATGTTGCTTTTTTTAGCAAGTAGTGTGATTTTTGTAGCAGGACTGATATTAAAAGTTGATGATATTATAAAATTTTTATTATTTTTTACAAGTTATATGTTGGCAGGATGGAAAGTATTAAAAAATGCAACTACCAACATAGTAAGGGGCAAGATATTTGATGAGAATTTTCTTATGGGCATAGCAACAATAGGTGCTTTTGCAGTGGGACAGTTTCCTGAAGGGGCGGCAGTAATGCTCTTTTATAGAACGGGTGAATTATTGCAGGATAAAGCGGTAGACCGATCCAGAAGATCTATAAAGGAGCTAATGAATATAAGACCGGATTATGCAAATCTTAAAATAGATGGTGGAATTAAAAAGGTGTCACCTGAACTAGCAAAGGTGGACGATTTGATTCTTGTAAAGCCCGGAGAAAAAATTCCTTTAGACGGCATAATAGAACAAGGCAGCTCAATGGTAGACACATCAGCACTTACCGGGGAATCAGTTCCTAGAAAGGTAGGAGTTGGTGGCCAGGTGCTAAGTGGATTTATCAATAAAAATGGTTTGCTCACGGTTAGAGTGACTAAAGAATTTGAAGAATCCACTGCCAGCAAGGTATTAAATCTGGTAGAAAAAGCGTCATCCAACAAGGCACCTACAGAAGATTTTATTACCAGATTTGCGCGATTCTATACTCCTGTTGTTGTAATTACAGCTTTATTTTTAGCAGTCATTCCTCCCCTCGTGATAAGGGATGCGGTTTTTTCAGACTGGATATATAGGGCATTAATTTTTCTGGTGATTTCATGCCCCTGTGCATTAGTGTTGTCAATACCTTTGGGATTCTTCGGAGGGATAGGTGCTGCATCTAAAGAAGGAGTGTTAGTAAAGGGCGGGAACTATCTGGAGGCCCTGAATAAGATTGATACTATAGTTTTTGACAAAACGGGTACGCTGACAAAAGGAGTATTTGATGTAGTCAGAATTGTTCCTGTAGAAGGAGTGAGTAGTGGGGAAATATTGAGATATGCAGCTATTGCTGAAAGTTATTCTAATCACCCCATAGCATCGTCTATTTTAAAAGAATATGGGCAGCAGATAGACAAATCTATCATCAAGAGCTTTCAAGAGATGGATGGTTACGGAGTTAAGGTTATTACGAAAGAGCACGTGATAGTGGCAGGAAATAAGAAGATGATGGAGAAAGAGCGCATATCCTATGAGATTGTATCAGCTTTAGGTACTGTTGTGTACATCTCGGTGGATAATAGATATATGGGATATATAGTTATTTCCGATGAAATAAAGGATGATTCTAGGGCTGCTATAAGGGAAATAAAATCAACAGGCATAAACAGAACGGTTATGCTTACCGGGGATTCTGAATCCATAGGAAAAAAGGTTGCAGTTGAATTGGGAATTGATGAGGTATATGCTGAAATGCTTCCTCACCAAAAAGTTGAAAAAATAGAGGAGATTTTTGAGGATAAGAACACAAAAGGGAAAATTGCCTTTGTAGGGGATGGGCTCAACGATGCACCTGTGCTGGCAAGGGCGGATATAGGCATTGCGATGGGGGCTTTAGGTTCGGATGCTGCAATAGAGGCTGCGGATATAGTAATAATGAACGATGAGCCATCCAAAATAATAAGTGCTATCAACATCTCTAAGAAGACCAAAAAGATTGTGTTGCAAAACATCGTATTCGCATTGGGCGTTAAAGTTATCGTTTTAATATTAGGTGCGGCAGGGATGGCTCAAATGTGGGAAGCGGTGTTTGCAGATGTTGGGGTATCATTGATAGCGGTGCTCAATTCTTTGAGAATATTAAAAAGTTAG
- a CDS encoding metalloregulator ArsR/SmtB family transcription factor, with protein MFSLEIERCSINVIHQDVVNQVKKAMPDEEILYDMADFFKVFGDTTRIKILYALFQAEMCVCDMAALLGVSQSAVSHQLRILKQARLVKYRREGKVVYYSLDDDHIKHIFDQGLNHIKEK; from the coding sequence ATATTCTCTTTGGAAATTGAAAGATGTAGCATCAATGTAATCCATCAGGATGTGGTAAATCAAGTAAAGAAAGCTATGCCGGATGAGGAAATATTATATGATATGGCAGATTTTTTTAAGGTATTCGGTGATACAACCAGGATCAAAATTTTATATGCCTTGTTCCAAGCTGAAATGTGTGTTTGTGATATGGCAGCGTTGCTTGGAGTGAGTCAGTCGGCGGTATCCCATCAGCTTCGCATATTAAAGCAGGCTAGGCTTGTAAAATATAGAAGGGAAGGCAAGGTAGTTTATTATTCTTTGGATGATGATCATATAAAACATATTTTTGACCAAGGCTTAAATCATATAAAAGAAAAATAG
- the zupT gene encoding zinc transporter ZupT has product MDTSSVLIAFGLTIIAGLATGIGSILAFFTKRTNTKFLSIALGFSAGVMIYVSFVEIFFSARESLIQELGSVKGSWLTVISFFCGILLIAIIDKLVPSFENPHSMKSVEDMDEIQSDGELMRMGIMSAIAITVHNFPEGIATFAASVKDVNLGLPIAAAIAIHNVPEGIAVAIPLYYATGDRKKAFVLSFLSGLSEPLGALVAYLFLYRFFNDVVFGIIFGIVAGIMVFISFDELLPASEKYGEHHLSIYGLIGGMAFMAISLLLFT; this is encoded by the coding sequence ATGGATACTAGTTCTGTGTTAATCGCATTTGGATTGACTATTATTGCAGGATTGGCTACAGGGATAGGAAGTATACTGGCGTTTTTTACTAAAAGGACTAATACCAAATTTTTATCCATAGCATTGGGTTTTTCAGCCGGCGTAATGATTTATGTATCTTTTGTGGAGATATTTTTTAGTGCAAGGGAATCCCTTATACAGGAATTAGGATCAGTAAAAGGCTCATGGTTGACAGTCATATCTTTTTTTTGTGGCATATTATTGATAGCCATAATAGATAAATTAGTTCCATCTTTTGAGAACCCTCATTCTATGAAAAGTGTAGAAGATATGGATGAAATCCAGAGTGACGGAGAACTGATGAGAATGGGCATTATGTCAGCCATTGCTATAACTGTACATAACTTTCCGGAAGGCATTGCCACTTTTGCAGCTTCTGTCAAGGATGTAAATCTAGGACTTCCCATAGCGGCAGCCATTGCAATACACAATGTTCCCGAGGGAATAGCAGTTGCAATTCCCTTATATTATGCTACAGGTGATAGAAAAAAAGCGTTTGTGCTTTCTTTTCTGTCCGGATTGTCTGAACCTCTTGGAGCCTTAGTAGCTTATCTGTTTTTATATAGATTTTTTAATGATGTTGTTTTTGGAATAATATTCGGAATAGTTGCCGGGATAATGGTGTTTATTTCTTTTGATGAACTGCTTCCTGCGTCGGAAAAGTATGGAGAACATCATTTATCCATCTATGGTTTGATAGGCGGAATGGCATTTATGGCCATAAGCCTTTTGCTATTCACTTGA
- a CDS encoding AzlD domain-containing protein, giving the protein MQYFIIILLMALVTYIPRLIPLTVLRNKKLPPFWNRFLRLVPFAILSALIFPQVLYSTNNVISALVGVIIAITCAFLRMNITVVVFAAILGVFICNIV; this is encoded by the coding sequence ATGCAATATTTTATAATAATACTTTTGATGGCTTTGGTGACTTACATACCCAGACTAATCCCTTTAACTGTTTTGAGGAATAAAAAATTACCTCCCTTTTGGAATAGATTTTTAAGGCTGGTTCCATTTGCTATATTAAGTGCACTTATATTCCCGCAGGTGTTATATTCTACAAATAATGTTATTTCGGCATTAGTAGGGGTAATAATAGCTATAACATGTGCTTTTTTGCGAATGAATATTACTGTTGTGGTGTTTGCAGCTATATTAGGTGTATTCATATGCAATATTGTATAG